A genomic segment from Drosophila miranda strain MSH22 chromosome 3, D.miranda_PacBio2.1, whole genome shotgun sequence encodes:
- the LOC108158665 gene encoding E3 SUMO-protein ligase PIAS1 isoform X4 yields the protein MRKTRSQTRTQAENAAPSPATGHQSSSTAPTTINAFDAGKYKECEQMVQMLRVVELQKVLSFLNISFAGRKSDLQSRILSFLRTNLELLAPKIQEVYAQSVQEQNATLQYIDPTRMYSHMQMPPSVQPNSVGLVGGGSGQVPGAQMSAQMASQMSTNVLPFLHTHGNQLPIHPDVKLKKLAFYDVLGTLIKPSTLVPRSTQRVQEVPFYFTLTPQQATEIASNRDIRNSSKVEHAIQVQLRFCLVETSCDQEDCFPPNVNVKVNNKLCQLPNVIPTNRPNVEPKRPPRPVNVTSNVKLSPTVTNTIMVQWCPDYTRSYCLAVYLVKKLTSAQLLVRMKSKGVKPADYTRGLIKEKLTEDADCEIATTMLKVSLNCPLGKMKMLLPCRASTCSHLQCFDANLYLQMNERKPTWNCPVCDKPAIYDNLVIDGYFQEVLDSTQLKSDDTEIQLHQDGSWSTPGLRSEAQILDTPSKPVQKVEVISDDIELIADDTKPVKSDLSPAPDDQPTSTSNSETVDLTLSDSDDDMPLAKRRPPAKQATASSTANGNGNGGGGQRAYTPAQQAQQSEDKSGFVAVKSKEDSVIDLLDSP from the exons ATGCGAAAGACCCGCTCGCAGACTCGCACGCAGGCGGAAAATGCCGCACCATCCCCAGCGACCGGACACCAATCCTCGTCGACTGCACCAACAACAATAAACGCCTTTGATGCGGGCAAATACAAG GAATGTGAGCAAATGGTGCAGATGCTCCGAGTCGTAGAGCTGCAAAAAGTCTTGTCGTTCCTTAACATTTCCTTCGCTGGACGAAAATCCGATCTGCAAAGCAGAATTTTGTCATTTCTGCGCACCAATTTGGAGCTGTTGGCCCCAAAGATTCAAGAAGTTTACGCTCAATCCGTGCAAGAGCAAAACGCCACACTGCAATACATAGATCCAACGAGAATGTACTCGCACATGCAGATGCCCCCTTCGGTGCAGCCGAATTCTGTGGGTCTGGTGGGTGGCGGATCAGGCCAGGTGCCGGGTGCACAGATGTCCGCACAAATGGCCTCACAGATGTCAACCAATGTCTTGCCCTTTCTGCATACGCACGGCAACCAGCTACCCATACACCCGGATGTAAAACTGAAAAAGCTTGCCTTCTACGATGTGCTCGGCACACTGATCAAGCCATCGACGCTGGTGCCCCGCAGCACACAGCGCGTCCAAGAGGTGCCTTTCTACTTCACATTAACGCCCCAGCAGGCCACCGAAATCGCCTCGAATCGCGACATTCGCAACAGTTCAAAGGTGGAGCATGCCATTCAAGTTCAGCTGCGCTTCTGCCTGGTGGAGACTTCATGCGACCAAGAGGACTGCTTCCCCCCCAATGTGAATGTCAAAGTGAACAACAAATTGTGTCAGCTGCCT AATGTCATTCCAACAAATCGACCAAATGTGGAGCCGAAACGTCCGCCACGACCCGTGAACGTTACCTCCAATGTGAAGCTATCGCCAACCGTTACCAACACCATAATGGTTCAGTGGTGTCCCGACTACACGCGCAGCTACTGCCTGGCGGTTTATCTGGTGAAGAAGCTCACATCCGCACAGCTGCTGGTGCGGATGAAGAGTAAGGGCGTGAAGCCGGCAGATTACACGCGAGGCCTAA TTAAGGAAAAGTTAACAGAAGATGCCGACTGTGAAATAGCCACCACAATGCTGAAGGTATCGCTCAACTGCCCGCTGGGAAAGATGAAGATGCTGCTGCCGTGCCGAGCTTCGACGTGTTCGCACTTGCAGTGCTTCGACGCCAATCTCTACCTGCAAATGAACGAGCGCAAGCCCACCTGGAACTGCCCGGTGTGCGATAAGCCGGCCATATATGATAACTTGGTTATCGATGG TTATTTCCAGGAGGTGCTGGACTCAACGCAGCTAAAGAGCGACGACACCGAAATACAACTGCATCAAGATGGCTCCTGGAGTACCCCGGGCCTACGTAGCGAAGCTCAAATCTTGGATACACCCTCCAAACCCGTTCAAAAGGTGGAGGTGATATCTGATGATATAG AGCTGATCGCGGACGATACCAAGCCAGTGAAGAGTGATTTGTCCCCGGCACCGGATGACCAGCCAACGTCAACGTCGAACAGTGAAACT GTTGATCTGACGTTAAGCGATTCCGACGACGACATGCCTTTGGCCAAGCGTCGTCCACCTGCAAAGCAAGCCACCGCTAGTTCCACTGCCAATGGTAATGGTAATGGTGGTGGCGGCCAACGTGCCTATACCCCGGCACAGCAGGCCCAACAATCTG AGGATAAAAGCGGATTTGTTGCGGTCAAGAGCAAAGAGGATTCTGTTATTGATCTTTTAGATTCGCCCTAA
- the LOC108158665 gene encoding E3 SUMO-protein ligase PIAS2 isoform X1, translating to MRKTRSQTRTQAENAAPSPATGHQSSSTAPTTINAFDAGKYKECEQMVQMLRVVELQKVLSFLNISFAGRKSDLQSRILSFLRTNLELLAPKIQEVYAQSVQEQNATLQYIDPTRMYSHMQMPPSVQPNSVGLVGGGSGQVPGAQMSAQMASQMSTNVLPFLHTHGNQLPIHPDVKLKKLAFYDVLGTLIKPSTLVPRSTQRVQEVPFYFTLTPQQATEIASNRDIRNSSKVEHAIQVQLRFCLVETSCDQEDCFPPNVNVKVNNKLCQLPNVIPTNRPNVEPKRPPRPVNVTSNVKLSPTVTNTIMVQWCPDYTRSYCLAVYLVKKLTSAQLLVRMKSKGVKPADYTRGLIKEKLTEDADCEIATTMLKVSLNCPLGKMKMLLPCRASTCSHLQCFDANLYLQMNERKPTWNCPVCDKPAIYDNLVIDGYFQEVLDSTQLKSDDTEIQLHQDGSWSTPGLRSEAQILDTPSKPVQKVEVISDDIELIADDTKPVKSDLSPAPDDQPTSTSNSETVDLTLSDSDDDMPLAKRRPPAKQATASSTANGNGNGGGGQRAYTPAQQAQQSESPDQQQIMAHQSSESQQMLDLEQQLQLQLHHQQQQHQQHEQPASAVHATLLESLAAAVADQKHFQLLDLAAVAAAAAATASASSGQSQNGGP from the exons ATGCGAAAGACCCGCTCGCAGACTCGCACGCAGGCGGAAAATGCCGCACCATCCCCAGCGACCGGACACCAATCCTCGTCGACTGCACCAACAACAATAAACGCCTTTGATGCGGGCAAATACAAG GAATGTGAGCAAATGGTGCAGATGCTCCGAGTCGTAGAGCTGCAAAAAGTCTTGTCGTTCCTTAACATTTCCTTCGCTGGACGAAAATCCGATCTGCAAAGCAGAATTTTGTCATTTCTGCGCACCAATTTGGAGCTGTTGGCCCCAAAGATTCAAGAAGTTTACGCTCAATCCGTGCAAGAGCAAAACGCCACACTGCAATACATAGATCCAACGAGAATGTACTCGCACATGCAGATGCCCCCTTCGGTGCAGCCGAATTCTGTGGGTCTGGTGGGTGGCGGATCAGGCCAGGTGCCGGGTGCACAGATGTCCGCACAAATGGCCTCACAGATGTCAACCAATGTCTTGCCCTTTCTGCATACGCACGGCAACCAGCTACCCATACACCCGGATGTAAAACTGAAAAAGCTTGCCTTCTACGATGTGCTCGGCACACTGATCAAGCCATCGACGCTGGTGCCCCGCAGCACACAGCGCGTCCAAGAGGTGCCTTTCTACTTCACATTAACGCCCCAGCAGGCCACCGAAATCGCCTCGAATCGCGACATTCGCAACAGTTCAAAGGTGGAGCATGCCATTCAAGTTCAGCTGCGCTTCTGCCTGGTGGAGACTTCATGCGACCAAGAGGACTGCTTCCCCCCCAATGTGAATGTCAAAGTGAACAACAAATTGTGTCAGCTGCCT AATGTCATTCCAACAAATCGACCAAATGTGGAGCCGAAACGTCCGCCACGACCCGTGAACGTTACCTCCAATGTGAAGCTATCGCCAACCGTTACCAACACCATAATGGTTCAGTGGTGTCCCGACTACACGCGCAGCTACTGCCTGGCGGTTTATCTGGTGAAGAAGCTCACATCCGCACAGCTGCTGGTGCGGATGAAGAGTAAGGGCGTGAAGCCGGCAGATTACACGCGAGGCCTAA TTAAGGAAAAGTTAACAGAAGATGCCGACTGTGAAATAGCCACCACAATGCTGAAGGTATCGCTCAACTGCCCGCTGGGAAAGATGAAGATGCTGCTGCCGTGCCGAGCTTCGACGTGTTCGCACTTGCAGTGCTTCGACGCCAATCTCTACCTGCAAATGAACGAGCGCAAGCCCACCTGGAACTGCCCGGTGTGCGATAAGCCGGCCATATATGATAACTTGGTTATCGATGG TTATTTCCAGGAGGTGCTGGACTCAACGCAGCTAAAGAGCGACGACACCGAAATACAACTGCATCAAGATGGCTCCTGGAGTACCCCGGGCCTACGTAGCGAAGCTCAAATCTTGGATACACCCTCCAAACCCGTTCAAAAGGTGGAGGTGATATCTGATGATATAG AGCTGATCGCGGACGATACCAAGCCAGTGAAGAGTGATTTGTCCCCGGCACCGGATGACCAGCCAACGTCAACGTCGAACAGTGAAACT GTTGATCTGACGTTAAGCGATTCCGACGACGACATGCCTTTGGCCAAGCGTCGTCCACCTGCAAAGCAAGCCACCGCTAGTTCCACTGCCAATGGTAATGGTAATGGTGGTGGCGGCCAACGTGCCTATACCCCGGCACAGCAGGCCCAACAATCTG AATCCCCAGACCAGCAGCAAATAATGGCACATCAGTCGTCTGAGTCGCAGCAAATGTTAGATCTAGAACAGCAACTGCAGCTGCAACTGcaccatcaacagcagcaacatcagcagcacgAGCAGCCAGCATCAGCAGTGCATGCCACTCTACTGGAAtccctggctgctgctgtggcggaTCAAAAGCACTTTCAACTGTTGGATCTGGCTGCAgttgcggctgctgctgctgccacagcGTCAGCGTCGTCCGGGCAAAGCCAAAATGGTGGTCCATAG
- the LOC108158665 gene encoding E3 SUMO-protein ligase PIAS2 isoform X2 — protein MVQMLRVVELQKVLSFLNISFAGRKSDLQSRILSFLRTNLELLAPKIQEVYAQSVQEQNATLQYIDPTRMYSHMQMPPSVQPNSVGLVGGGSGQVPGAQMSAQMASQMSTNVLPFLHTHGNQLPIHPDVKLKKLAFYDVLGTLIKPSTLVPRSTQRVQEVPFYFTLTPQQATEIASNRDIRNSSKVEHAIQVQLRFCLVETSCDQEDCFPPNVNVKVNNKLCQLPNVIPTNRPNVEPKRPPRPVNVTSNVKLSPTVTNTIMVQWCPDYTRSYCLAVYLVKKLTSAQLLVRMKSKGVKPADYTRGLIKEKLTEDADCEIATTMLKVSLNCPLGKMKMLLPCRASTCSHLQCFDANLYLQMNERKPTWNCPVCDKPAIYDNLVIDGYFQEVLDSTQLKSDDTEIQLHQDGSWSTPGLRSEAQILDTPSKPVQKVEVISDDIELIADDTKPVKSDLSPAPDDQPTSTSNSETVDLTLSDSDDDMPLAKRRPPAKQATASSTANGNGNGGGGQRAYTPAQQAQQSESPDQQQIMAHQSSESQQMLDLEQQLQLQLHHQQQQHQQHEQPASAVHATLLESLAAAVADQKHFQLLDLAAVAAAAAATASASSGQSQNGGP, from the exons ATGGTGCAGATGCTCCGAGTCGTAGAGCTGCAAAAAGTCTTGTCGTTCCTTAACATTTCCTTCGCTGGACGAAAATCCGATCTGCAAAGCAGAATTTTGTCATTTCTGCGCACCAATTTGGAGCTGTTGGCCCCAAAGATTCAAGAAGTTTACGCTCAATCCGTGCAAGAGCAAAACGCCACACTGCAATACATAGATCCAACGAGAATGTACTCGCACATGCAGATGCCCCCTTCGGTGCAGCCGAATTCTGTGGGTCTGGTGGGTGGCGGATCAGGCCAGGTGCCGGGTGCACAGATGTCCGCACAAATGGCCTCACAGATGTCAACCAATGTCTTGCCCTTTCTGCATACGCACGGCAACCAGCTACCCATACACCCGGATGTAAAACTGAAAAAGCTTGCCTTCTACGATGTGCTCGGCACACTGATCAAGCCATCGACGCTGGTGCCCCGCAGCACACAGCGCGTCCAAGAGGTGCCTTTCTACTTCACATTAACGCCCCAGCAGGCCACCGAAATCGCCTCGAATCGCGACATTCGCAACAGTTCAAAGGTGGAGCATGCCATTCAAGTTCAGCTGCGCTTCTGCCTGGTGGAGACTTCATGCGACCAAGAGGACTGCTTCCCCCCCAATGTGAATGTCAAAGTGAACAACAAATTGTGTCAGCTGCCT AATGTCATTCCAACAAATCGACCAAATGTGGAGCCGAAACGTCCGCCACGACCCGTGAACGTTACCTCCAATGTGAAGCTATCGCCAACCGTTACCAACACCATAATGGTTCAGTGGTGTCCCGACTACACGCGCAGCTACTGCCTGGCGGTTTATCTGGTGAAGAAGCTCACATCCGCACAGCTGCTGGTGCGGATGAAGAGTAAGGGCGTGAAGCCGGCAGATTACACGCGAGGCCTAA TTAAGGAAAAGTTAACAGAAGATGCCGACTGTGAAATAGCCACCACAATGCTGAAGGTATCGCTCAACTGCCCGCTGGGAAAGATGAAGATGCTGCTGCCGTGCCGAGCTTCGACGTGTTCGCACTTGCAGTGCTTCGACGCCAATCTCTACCTGCAAATGAACGAGCGCAAGCCCACCTGGAACTGCCCGGTGTGCGATAAGCCGGCCATATATGATAACTTGGTTATCGATGG TTATTTCCAGGAGGTGCTGGACTCAACGCAGCTAAAGAGCGACGACACCGAAATACAACTGCATCAAGATGGCTCCTGGAGTACCCCGGGCCTACGTAGCGAAGCTCAAATCTTGGATACACCCTCCAAACCCGTTCAAAAGGTGGAGGTGATATCTGATGATATAG AGCTGATCGCGGACGATACCAAGCCAGTGAAGAGTGATTTGTCCCCGGCACCGGATGACCAGCCAACGTCAACGTCGAACAGTGAAACT GTTGATCTGACGTTAAGCGATTCCGACGACGACATGCCTTTGGCCAAGCGTCGTCCACCTGCAAAGCAAGCCACCGCTAGTTCCACTGCCAATGGTAATGGTAATGGTGGTGGCGGCCAACGTGCCTATACCCCGGCACAGCAGGCCCAACAATCTG AATCCCCAGACCAGCAGCAAATAATGGCACATCAGTCGTCTGAGTCGCAGCAAATGTTAGATCTAGAACAGCAACTGCAGCTGCAACTGcaccatcaacagcagcaacatcagcagcacgAGCAGCCAGCATCAGCAGTGCATGCCACTCTACTGGAAtccctggctgctgctgtggcggaTCAAAAGCACTTTCAACTGTTGGATCTGGCTGCAgttgcggctgctgctgctgccacagcGTCAGCGTCGTCCGGGCAAAGCCAAAATGGTGGTCCATAG
- the LOC108158665 gene encoding E3 SUMO-protein ligase PIAS2 isoform X3, translating into MRKTRSQTRTQAENAAPSPATGHQSSSTAPTTINAFDAGKYKECEQMVQMLRVVELQKVLSFLNISFAGRKSDLQSRILSFLRTNLELLAPKIQEVYAQSVQEQNATLQYIDPTRMYSHMQMPPSVQPNSVGLVGGGSGQVPGAQMSAQMASQMSTNVLPFLHTHGNQLPIHPDVKLKKLAFYDVLGTLIKPSTLVPRSTQRVQEVPFYFTLTPQQATEIASNRDIRNSSKVEHAIQVQLRFCLVETSCDQEDCFPPNVNVKVNNKLCQLPNVIPTNRPNVEPKRPPRPVNVTSNVKLSPTVTNTIMVQWCPDYTRSYCLAVYLVKKLTSAQLLVRMKSKGVKPADYTRGLIKEKLTEDADCEIATTMLKVSLNCPLGKMKMLLPCRASTCSHLQCFDANLYLQMNERKPTWNCPVCDKPAIYDNLVIDGYFQEVLDSTQLKSDDTEIQLHQDGSWSTPGLRSEAQILDTPSKPVQKVEVISDDIELIADDTKPVKSDLSPAPDDQPTSTSNSETVDLTLSDSDDDMPLAKRRPPAKQATASSTANGNGNGGGGQRAYTPAQQAQQSVAGSSGSSLYKRVNLQYWLRSRKRNLRSVGSKDGASGLRHPNVG; encoded by the exons ATGCGAAAGACCCGCTCGCAGACTCGCACGCAGGCGGAAAATGCCGCACCATCCCCAGCGACCGGACACCAATCCTCGTCGACTGCACCAACAACAATAAACGCCTTTGATGCGGGCAAATACAAG GAATGTGAGCAAATGGTGCAGATGCTCCGAGTCGTAGAGCTGCAAAAAGTCTTGTCGTTCCTTAACATTTCCTTCGCTGGACGAAAATCCGATCTGCAAAGCAGAATTTTGTCATTTCTGCGCACCAATTTGGAGCTGTTGGCCCCAAAGATTCAAGAAGTTTACGCTCAATCCGTGCAAGAGCAAAACGCCACACTGCAATACATAGATCCAACGAGAATGTACTCGCACATGCAGATGCCCCCTTCGGTGCAGCCGAATTCTGTGGGTCTGGTGGGTGGCGGATCAGGCCAGGTGCCGGGTGCACAGATGTCCGCACAAATGGCCTCACAGATGTCAACCAATGTCTTGCCCTTTCTGCATACGCACGGCAACCAGCTACCCATACACCCGGATGTAAAACTGAAAAAGCTTGCCTTCTACGATGTGCTCGGCACACTGATCAAGCCATCGACGCTGGTGCCCCGCAGCACACAGCGCGTCCAAGAGGTGCCTTTCTACTTCACATTAACGCCCCAGCAGGCCACCGAAATCGCCTCGAATCGCGACATTCGCAACAGTTCAAAGGTGGAGCATGCCATTCAAGTTCAGCTGCGCTTCTGCCTGGTGGAGACTTCATGCGACCAAGAGGACTGCTTCCCCCCCAATGTGAATGTCAAAGTGAACAACAAATTGTGTCAGCTGCCT AATGTCATTCCAACAAATCGACCAAATGTGGAGCCGAAACGTCCGCCACGACCCGTGAACGTTACCTCCAATGTGAAGCTATCGCCAACCGTTACCAACACCATAATGGTTCAGTGGTGTCCCGACTACACGCGCAGCTACTGCCTGGCGGTTTATCTGGTGAAGAAGCTCACATCCGCACAGCTGCTGGTGCGGATGAAGAGTAAGGGCGTGAAGCCGGCAGATTACACGCGAGGCCTAA TTAAGGAAAAGTTAACAGAAGATGCCGACTGTGAAATAGCCACCACAATGCTGAAGGTATCGCTCAACTGCCCGCTGGGAAAGATGAAGATGCTGCTGCCGTGCCGAGCTTCGACGTGTTCGCACTTGCAGTGCTTCGACGCCAATCTCTACCTGCAAATGAACGAGCGCAAGCCCACCTGGAACTGCCCGGTGTGCGATAAGCCGGCCATATATGATAACTTGGTTATCGATGG TTATTTCCAGGAGGTGCTGGACTCAACGCAGCTAAAGAGCGACGACACCGAAATACAACTGCATCAAGATGGCTCCTGGAGTACCCCGGGCCTACGTAGCGAAGCTCAAATCTTGGATACACCCTCCAAACCCGTTCAAAAGGTGGAGGTGATATCTGATGATATAG AGCTGATCGCGGACGATACCAAGCCAGTGAAGAGTGATTTGTCCCCGGCACCGGATGACCAGCCAACGTCAACGTCGAACAGTGAAACT GTTGATCTGACGTTAAGCGATTCCGACGACGACATGCCTTTGGCCAAGCGTCGTCCACCTGCAAAGCAAGCCACCGCTAGTTCCACTGCCAATGGTAATGGTAATGGTGGTGGCGGCCAACGTGCCTATACCCCGGCACAGCAGGCCCAACAATCTG TTGCTGGAAGTTCGGGTTCGTCTCTATATAAACGTGTCAATTTACAGTATTGGTTGCGCTCACG TAAACGTAATCTGAGGTCAGTCGGCAGCAAGGATGGTGCTTCCGGTTTGAGGCATCCAAACGTGGGTTGA
- the LOC108159087 gene encoding phosphorylated adapter RNA export protein, with the protein MMELQLNDVDLEEGELSESDDDGIYTPLQRPAPTPAPAPGTSAESVASPHTTCHQTQTAALDDDESQTNSDSSSGESSEEGCIKKLRTDDPDSGHKKRKKRIKRTVMRRVAPTDTEMLPNRTRFKKYNVWTAALQEDALSENMRGCDVTRSSRDRNVENYDFSLRYRLNGENRLKRRLSNSSEDEAASHPSHKRGRPSSRPTEEEFSQRGSVKSRLGHRTRRGASSTSGSSDNSCEPRHILDLNDIAGRDPSDLATEMASKLYEEKDELLIRVVAVLGMDLPLELYKETQRIEADGGMMIKNGRRRRTPGGVFLFLLKHHDNITPEQQKSIFDEDRQNMNKSRKQIETLMRDRKVEELKKCLSKQSTELASLCQRKEHYMQADELSAESQPGNVSNPPPSPVGHEQESPEYKTHEININHVDNAELPSTSKAAALASSVGLKELVSYDDDFLDVNCGEMDFF; encoded by the exons ATGATGGAGCTGCAGCTAAATGACGTTGATTTAGAGGAAGGCGAG CTATCAGAAAGCGACGACGACGGAATTTATACACCGCTGCAGCGACCTGCACCCACTCCCGCACCCGCACCGGGTACAAGTGCCGAGAGTGTTGCAAGCCCCCACACTACTTGCCACCAAACTCAAACCGCTGCTCTTGATGATGATGAGTCCCAGACAAACAGTGACTCGTCATCGGGCGAGTCCTCGGAGGAGGGATGCATAAAGAAGCTTCGTACAGATGATCCCGACAGCGGCCACAAGAAGCGAAAGAAACGAATCAAGCGCACGGTTATGAGGCGCGTTGCCCCCACAGACACAGAGATGTTGCCAAATCGGACCCGCTTCAAGAAGTACAATGTATGGACAGCCGCACTTCAAGAAGATGCTCTCAGCGAGAATATGCGTGGTTGTGATGTTACTCGCAGTAGCCGCGATCGAAATGTGGAGAACTATGACTTCTCGTTAAGGTACCGGCTGAACGGCGAAAACCGACTGAAACGTCGGCTATCCAATTCATCCGAGGATGAGGCGGCGTCACATCCATCGCACAAGCGAGGTCGGCCATCTAGCCGCCCCACAGAAGAGGAGTTTTCTCAGCGAGGATCGGTCAAGAGTCGCCTCGGCCATCGAACGCGGCGCGGCGCCTCATCGACCAGTGGCTCGTCTGACAATTCGTGCGAGCCTCGACATATTCTCGACCTAAACGATATAGCTGGACGCGATCCATCCGATTTGGCAACAGAGATGGCCAGTAAACTGTACGAAGAAAAGGACGAATTGCTAA TCCGTGTTGTGGCAGTTCTGGGAATGGATTTGCCCCTAGAGCTGTACAAAGAAACCCAGCGGATCGAAGCGGATGGCGGCATGATGATCAAA AATGGCAGGCGAAGACGTACACCAGGAggtgtatttttatttttactaaAGCACCATGACAATATTACGCCAGAGCAACAAAAGTCCATATTCGATGAAGATCGCCAGAATATGAACAAGTCTCGCAAGCAGATCGAAACGCTGATGCGTGACCGAAAAGTAGAGGAGCTAAAGAAGTGCTTGAGCAAACAAAGCACCGAATTGGCTTCGTTATGCCAGCGCAAAGAGCATTATATGCAAGCAGACGAGCTGAGCGCGGAGAGTCAACCTGGCAATG TGTCAAACCCTCCGCCGTCCCCAGTGGGCCATGAGCAGGAGAGCCCAGAATATAAGACACACGAAATAAACATAAATCACGTGGATAATGCTGAACTACCATCTACATCGAAGGCGGCCGCTTTGGCGTCATCAGTGGGCCTTAAGGAGCTGGTTAGCTATGACGACGATTTTTTGGATGTAAACTGTGGAGAAATGGACTTCTTCTAG